A segment of the Thermoanaerobaculia bacterium genome:
CGCCTTCTGGCGGATCGGGAATCCCATCAGGAGGATCACGCACTCGCCCGGCCGGACGAGCCGCCGCTCGAGGAGCTCCCGTTCGACGATCTCGATCAGGTCCTCGCGATGCTGCACGTCGCGGGCGAGGTGGATCGGGCGCATTCCCCACAGGAGCTGGATCCGTCGCGCGACCTGCGCGTCGGTGGTGAAGACGAAGGTCGGCACGACCGGGCGATAGCGCGCCAGCCGGCGGGCGGTGAAGCCGCCCTGGGAGAAGGCGACGATCCGGCTGCCGTCGAGCTTGCTCGCCGCGTGCACGGCGGCGGCGGCGATGACGTCGGCGATCTCGATCGCGCCGCCGGCCGCACCGTGCTCTTCGGCCGCCGCGGCGGGCGCCTGCAGGGTACGTGGCGCGGGCGCCGGGAATCGGCCGGCCGGGAGCGCCGGATCGCGCGGTACTTCGCCGCTCTGAAAGGTCTTGAGCTTGTAGATCTCGGCCTCGACGATGATCTTCGCCATCGTACGCACCGCTTCGGTGGGGAAGCCCCCGGCCGCCGTCTCGCCCGACAGCATCAGCGCGTCGGCGCCGTCGAAGACGGCGTTCGCCACGTCCGAGGTCTCGGCGCGCGTCGGACGTGGCTGGACCATCATCGACTCGAGCATCTGGGTCGCGACGATGACCGGTTTCCCCAGCCTGCGTCCGGCCGCGATGATGCGCTTCTGCAGCACCGGAACCTGGTGCAGCGGCACTTCGACGCCGAGGTCGCCGCGCGCCACCATGACGGCGTCGGCCGCCGCGACGATCTCGTCGATGTGCTCGATCGCCGCTGCGCGCTCCAGCTTGGCGACGATCGGAATTGCCGCGCCGTGGGCCGCCACGATCGCCCGGATCGCCGCGATGTCTCGCGCCCGGCCGATGTAGCTCGCGGCGATGTAGTCGGCGCGCTCTTCGACGGCGAAGGCGATGTCCGAGGCGTCCTTCTCCGAGATCGTGAAGGGGAGCTTCGAATCGGGCAGGTTGATTCCCTTGCGGGTCGAGACCGCGCCGCCGTGGATGACCCTGGCCGTGACCGCTCTGCCGCGTTTGGCGACGATCTCGAGCTCCACCAGGCCGTTGTCGATGAGGACGCGCTCGCCGACCCGCAGGTGGTGCAGGAAGTCGGGGTCGTCGACCGGCAGGTCGACGCGCGGCGATGGCTCGCCCAGGGTCAGGCGTTGCCCGGCGCGGAGCAGCCGGGGCCCGCCGGCGATCTCGCCGAGCCGGTAGCGTGGGCCCATGAGATCGAGCAGGACCGGAATCTGGAGACCGCGCGCCCGCGCCACCTTGCGCACCAGCCGGATCGTCCGGCGGTGGGACTCCTGGGAGCCGTGGGAGAGGTTGAAACGCAGGACGTCGGCGCCCGCGGCGAGCAACCGGCCGAGCATGCGCTCGTCGGAGGTCGCCGGTCCGAGCGTGGCTACGATCTTGGCGCGTCGTTCCATGAGAGGCCGCGGCAGCACCGCAGCCAGCGCAGGATAGCGCGGTCTGGTATTTTCCACGGCATGTTCGAAGGCCTGCAGGACAAATTCCAGGAAGTCTTCCGCCGCCTGAAGGGCGAGGGCAGGATCACCGAGGAGCACCTCGCTGCGGCGCTGAAGCAGATCCGGCTCGCGCTGCTCGAGGCCGACGTCCATTTCCGGGTGGTCAAGGAGTTCCTCGCCCGGGTCGAAGAAAAGGCGCTCGGCGGCAAGGTACTCGAGAGTCTCTCGCCGGCCCAGCAGGTGATCAAGATCGTCCACGACGAGCTCACCGCGACGCTGGGCGGGGAGGATGCCCGCGAGCTCAAGATGGACGGCGCGCCCGCCGTTCTGCTGATGTGCGGCCTGCAGGGCTCCGGCAAGACCACCACCTGCGGCAAGCTGGCCCGCCGGCTGGCCGCCCGCGGGCGCTATCCGCTGCTGGTGGCGGCCGACCTCCAGCGCGCCGCCGCCGTGGAGCAGCTCGTCCAGGTCGGCGCCCGGGTCGACATTCCGGTCCTGCGGCCAGAGCCCGGGGAGTCGGTGGTGGCCCTCGCGCAGCGTTCGCTCCGCGAGGCGCGCGAGCGCGGCCGCGATGTCGTGATTCTCGACACCGCCGGGCGCCTGCACGTCGACCAGGAACTGATGGCCGAGATCGCGAAGATCGCCGCGACGGTCTCTCCCGACGAGGTCCTCTACGTCGCCGATTCGATGACCGGGCAGGACGCCGTGCGCTCCGCCCAGGAGTTCGCCCGGGTGCTGCCGCTCACCGGGGTGCTGCTCACCAAGCTCGACGGCGACGCCCGGGGCGGCGCCGCCCTGTCGGTGCGCGCTGTCGCCCAGGTGCCGATCCGCTTTGTCGGCGTCGGCGAGAAGCCCGAGGACCTCGAGCTCTTCTCGCCGGCACGCATGGCTTCGCGGATCCTCGGCATGGGCGACGTCATGGCGCTCATCGAGAAGGCCCAGGAGACGGTCGACGCCAAGGAGGCCCAGCGCCTCGCCGAGCGCCTGAGCCGCAACGAGTTCACCCTCGAGGACCTCCGCGACCAGTTGCGGCAGGTGAAGAAGCTCGGCTCGCTGAAGAGCGTCCTCGGCATGCTCCCCAAGATGGGGGGGCTGAAAGGGCTCGGCGACGTCTCCGAGGCAGACGAGAAACGCCTTTCCCACACCGAAGCGATCATCAATGCCATGACCCTCGAGGAGCGCCGGACACCAGGGCTCCTGAACGCCAGCCGCAAGAAGCGGGTGGCGCGCGGCTCGGGCACCTCCGTCCAGGAGATCAACCAGCTCATCAAGCAGTACCTGCAGATGAAGCGCATGATGAAGGGCGTCAAGTCCGGCTGGATGAAGAAGGCCTTCGGCGGCGGCCTCCCCGCCGGTCTCGGCGGCCCGGGGGGCCCAGGCGCGACGCTCGGGGGGCGGCGAAACCGCTGACGTCGCGGTTCGAGATCGTGCCGGGTTCAGGCGACCGGGCTCGGCACCCTCAGCACGGTCTTTCGGGCTCTCCGAGAAGCTCGCCGCGCACTCGCGCCTGCACGAAGAACGAGTGCGGTCCAGCGGCCAACAGCGAGAGCGCGAGGAACAACTCGCCGGGATGGCCGGGGACTTGCGCCGCGATGAGCATCGACCAGGTGGGGCCTTCGAGACGTCCGCCTTCCGCCCGGCCGAGGCCGGCGTAGTGGGCCGGCCGGTCGCCGTGAAACAGCTGCAGGTCACGGCACTCGAAACGGAAGGAGGCCCCTTCGTCCTCGCGATCGCGCCAGCTCAGGCTGAGTCGTGAGAGCTTCGATCCGCGTTCGAACGCGGCGTCGAGCCGCAGTTGGCCGCGGTGCGAACGGTCGCCGATCATCGCCGTGACCGGCCGGTCGGTGTCGTCGAGGCTCGCCCGGACCGAATACGGGCTCGGTTCGCCTTCGGCTACCCGCGCGCGAAAAAGGTCGGCGTCCGCCGAGGCGAGCGCCGGTCCCGGTGCCGTGGCGAGCTGCGGTTCGCTCGCCCAGGGATCGAAGCGTTCGAGCCGCCGACCCTGCGGAAGGGGACGGACACAGACCGTGGAGGCCGGTGCCAGCATCGCGGCTGCGAAGGAGAAGGAGCTGTTCGAGGTGGCGAGCGCAGCGCAGCGCGAAAGCAGGTAGAAGTCGGGATAGAAGGGCGCTTCTGGCATCTCGGTGCCGAGGGAGCGCGCGGTTTCGTGCTCGAAGGCTCCGAGCTCCGCGCCAACGTCCACCGCCTCGTCGCTCGCCACGAAGAGGACCGGGCGCTCGAGGGTGGGCCAGAGGCCCTCGAGCCACTCCCGATACTGGGCCATCGGCGTCGTCACGTAGCACCGGTCGACCAGCGGATGACCCCATCGGGGCTGAAAATCGCCGCGCCGCAGGTGGAGAGCGATCGGGGTGCGGCCACCGGCATACAGGCGAGCCACTGCCGCTTCGAGGCGTTCGGCGATCGCCGGGCGCGGCTGGAGGATTTCGCGAAAGAGCCGCTGTTGCCGGGCGAGCGTCGCGGTGTCGACCTGAAACCATCCCCAGAGGTCGACACCCTCGGCCGGCTCCCGCGACTCGAATCCGGCCTCGAAGACACCCAGCTCGAGCTCGGTGAGCACTGCCCGACCGGGCGTCACCGGCGGCTCGCAGCAGGCGAAGAGCTCCCTGCCGATCCATGGCGGGGTTTCGAGCGCGAGCCCGTGCCGCTCGGCATAGAGCCGCAGGAAGCCGTACTGCAGCACCTGGTTGCCGAACCGACCGATCGCTCCCAGGGTCGACGAAGCGACCGTCGCGCCGCGTGAATCGGTCATGCGAGCGTCCCGGCCTCGGAGTCGCGCCCCGCCGCCGGTTGGGCGGGAGCCGGACGCAGGTAGAGAGCGTCCCCCCAGGTGGGGTGGTGAAAGCACGCGGTCGCCACGCGCCGGAAGCCCCGGTCGGCGAGGAAGGCGTCGAGCTCGGGGGCGAGCGCGCAACCCTCATAGAGCTCGGCGAAGTTGATCTCCGAGAGCACGGCGTCAAAGCCGGCCAGGGAGCCTTCGGCGCCGCGCAGCACCTGGAGCTCCGCTCCCTGGACGTCGAGGACCAGGAGATTGAAGTCGCCCACGCCACCAGGACGTTCGGCGAGCAGGCTGTCCAGACGCCGAGCCGGCACCGAGAGTGTCCCGCACTCTTCGATCTCGGGATAGACCTCGCGGTGGAGCTTCAGCGGCAGCAGGGAGCTCGACTGGTCGAAAGTCGTCAGGCGGAGGGTGGCCAGACCGTCGCTCTCGCCAACAGCACAAAGGGCGAGCTCAAGGCCGGAATCGCCCGCGACCGAAGCATTCAGACGGGCGAAGACGGCCGGATTGGCCTCGACCAGCAGAATGTGCCGGAAGCCCATCGCGCGGTAGAGCGGCAACTCCTGGCCTTCGTGGGCTCCGACGTGGATCACTCCCCGGGCGTCGAGCTGGTGCTTGGAGAAGAGGGCGGCGAGGTCGAGCATGCGGGGCGAAGGCGACAGAGTGACGTAAAATGGCAGTCGCTGCAAGGGTCTCGGGGCCCGGGGTGCCCAGGATTCGAGTCGGGCCTTGCGGTGCCATCCGGAACCGACTTGCCGGGATGTGGTATCTTTTCTCACTCGGTTTCCGCCGGCGGGAGCTTCCCCGGGCGGACGGCAATCTGTTGACCCAAGACTCTGGAGGTTGAAGCACATGCTCAAGATTCGGCTCCGCCGGATGGGCGCGACGAACAAGGCCTTTTACCGGCTGATCGTTTCCGATTCGCGCAAGGCAACGTCCTCTGCCGCCCTCGAAGAGGTCGGCACCTACGATCCGCGCCAGGACCCGCCGCGGATCCTGATCGATCGCCCGCGGATCGACTACTGGGTCGGCCAGGGCGCGCTGCTCTCCGACTCCGTCAAGCAGATTGTCGCCCGCTCTGCCAGCTGAAGTGTCGGCTGGCGTGCCCCCTCCGCCTCCGCCTTCGCCTTCAAATACCGCCGCCGATCTGCTCGCGGTCGTCCGCCTGCTGGTGGACGACCCCAAGGAGGCGCGGGTCGACGCGGTGGCGCAGGGCGCCGATCAACTGCTCGAAATCCGCGTGCAGGAGAACGATCGCGGCAAGATCATCGGACGGCGCGGCCGCACCATCGAAGCACTGCGCGCGCTGACCGACATCCGCGGCGAGCGGGAAGGGCAGTCGTATGAGGTCGAAGTTTCAGACGACTGACGGCGGCACCGGCGGGCTGCCGGAAACGGTCCTGGTCGGCACCATTCTGCGTCCCCACGGCATCCAAGGCGAAGTGACGGTCGCGATCTGGAGCGACAACGAACGGCGTTTCGCGCCGGGCGTCGAGTTCCGGGCGACCTCTCCTGCCGCCGTCTCCAGGCCGGTCCGTCCTGCGGCTCCGGCGGTTGCCGAGGCCCGGCCGGCTGCTCCGCGCCGGGAGCGACTCCTGCGCATCGAACGCTGCTCCCCCTACAAAGGCGGTCTGCGGATCGCGTTCTCCGGTATCGCTGACCGAGAAGCGGCAGAGGGCCTGCGCGGCCTCGAGCTTCGGGTCCCTCTGGCCGAGGTCCCGGAGGCGCCCGCCGGCACCTACTACGTCTTCGAGCTCATCGGCTGCCGCTGCTTCGACGAGATCGACGGCGACATCGGCACGGTCGTCGACATCCACGAGGACGGCGGCGGCACGCTGCTCGAGGTGGGCAAGGACGGCACGCGATCGGTGATCCCGTTCGTCGAGGCCTTCCTGATCCGGGTCGACCGCGATTCGCGACGGATCGACCTCCGCCTTCCGGAAGGACTGCTGGCGACGTGCGCATTCAAGTCCTGACCATCTTTCCCGGGCTTTTCGGGCCCTTTCTCGAGACCACTCTTCTCGGGCGGGCCATCGAACGCGGGCTGCTGGATGTCGAGGTTCGTGATCTGCGCGAGTTCGCGACCGATCGCCACCGCTCGGTCGACGACGAGCCGTTCGGCGGCGGCGGCGGCATGGTGATGACCGCGCCCCCCTGGCTGCGGGCGGTGCGCCAGCTCTCCCTCGGGACCACTCCCTGGCGGGTGATGCTCTCCCCCCAGGGCCGGAGGCTCGATGAGCCCAAGGTCCGCGAGCTCGCGGGCCGGGGGGATCTGTTGCTGCTCTGTGGCCGCTACGAGGGCATCGACGAACGCGTGCGCCAGACGGTCGTCGACGAGGAGATCTCGGTCGGCGACTTCGTCGTCTCCGGGGGCGAGCTGCCGGCGATGCTGCTCATCGAGGCGGTGTCGCGCCAGGTTCCCGGGGTGGTGCAGCGGACCGATTCGGTCGAGCGCGACAGCTTTCGCGCCGGCCTGCTCGATTTTCCGCACTACACCCGGCCGGCCGAGGTCGAAGGGCTGGCAGTTCCCGAGGTTCTGCTCTCGGGTGACCATGCCGCCATCGAGCGCTGGCGTGAGCTCGAGGCTCTCCGCCGGACGCTCGAGAAGCGGCCGGATCTCCTGGCGACCGCCCCCCTCTCCCCGGCCCAAGCCCGAGAACTGGCGCGCCTTCGAGCCGTCACGCCACCCGCCGGGTTGCCCTAAAGCCGGAAAACTTAGATAATTACCGACTCGGAAGCCATCTGGCCGGTTCTCCGGCGGGACAGGAAGAGGAAACGTATGCACACTTTGATCGATGTCGAGCGCAGCTACCTGCGCCAGGATGTTCCGGAGTTCCGCGCAGGAGATACCGTGCGTGTGCAGGTCCGGGTGAAGGAAGGCGACAAGGAGCGCTTGCAGGCATTTCAGGGAGTCGTGATTGCCCGCAAGGGCAGTGGCACCCGAGAGATGTTCACGGTGCGCAAGATCTCCGGCGCGACCGGCGTCGAGCGCATCTTCCCGCTCCACGCCCCGGTCGTGGACCGCATCGAAGTCCTCCGCCGCGGCAAGGTCCGCCGCTCCAAGCTGTTCTATCTGCGAGGTTTGCGCGGCAAGGCTGCACGCATCGAAGAGCGTCGCGACGAGGCACCGGCTCCGGCGCGCGGCTAAGCAAAGAGCCCGCGGCGACTTCGTGCGCGGGCCGGTTGGCGGGATACTCGGAGTGACGACGACGCTCGAACTCTGCTGCGAAGTCTACCGGCTTGGGCTGATGCGAGGGCTGGAAGACCGCCTTCAGCAATCGGGGTTCGCGAAGGTTGCGGGTGTCGATGAGGCCGGGCGCGGTTGCCTCGCGGGCCCGGTCGTCGCTGCCGCGGTCATTCCGCACCCGGATCGCCTGGTCCCCGGAGCGGACGATTCGAAGCGGCTCTCTCCCGAGGTGCGCACGCGACTCGCGGCGGCCATCCGCGAGACGGCGCTTGCCGTCGCGGTCGTCGCCGTTGCCGCCGAAGTGATCGATCGCATCAACATCCTGCAGGCTACCCGACTCGCGATGCGCCAGGCCGTCGGCAGTCTGACGGTGCGTCCGGACGCCGTCGTGGTGGATGCGGTAACCCTCGACGACCTGGAACCTGCGCAGTCGCCTCGGCGTCCCCTGCCGAGTCTCGCGATCGTGAAAGCGGACGCGTGGAGCTACGCCGTGGCCTGCGCGTCGATCGTCGCCAAGGTGGAGCGGGATCGCATGCTCGTCGATTTCGACCGCGAATTCCCCTGTTACGGCTTCGCGCGGCACAAAGGCTACGGCGCTCCGGACCACCTGGAGGCGTTGGCGAAGTACGGCCCGAGTCCGCTCCATCGCCTGACCTTCCGCTCCGTTCTTCCCCGGTCCGTCGAGAGGGCCGCCTGATGGCGATCGACCGTCCGCAGGTCATCGCTTCGGCGGAGAAGCTCGTCTCGCGCGGCAAGATCGAGGCCGCCATCAAGGAGTACCGCAAGCTCCTCACCGAGAACCCGAACGACGCTTCGACGCTCAACCGGCTCGGGGACCTCTACGCACGCATCGACCGCATCGACGAGGCCGTTCGTCTCTTCTCGCAGATCGCCGACCGCTACACGGACGACGGTTTCTTCGTCAAGGCGATCGCGATCTACAAGAAGATCATCAAGCTCGATCCAACGCGCCTGGCGGTGTACGAACGGCTGGCAGAGCTCTACCACAAGCAGGGCCTCATCCCGGAGGCGCGCACCCAGTACCAGGTGCTCGTCGACTACTACCAGAAGCACGACAATCCGGCTTCGGCGATCGGCGTGCTGCAGAAGATGGCGATCCTGGTGCCCGACGATCCGGCGCCGCACGTCAAGCTCGCCGAGCTCTTCCATGATCAGAAGCTGACCGAGAAGGCGCTCGCCGAGTACCGGCTGATCGCCGACCTGATGCTGCGCCACAACAAGGTCGAAGAGGCGACGCAGGTTTACGCCAAGGCGATCGAGGCCGAACCCGGCGATATCGCTTTCATCACGGATGCGGTGCTCGGTTTGAAGGACGCCGGGCACATCGGCGCCGCGGCGCGCCTCCTGGCGCTCGCCGTGGAGAGGAATCCCCAGGCCGAAAAGATCGCCCGGATCGCCGGCCTGCACGGTGCGCGCACCGCCTCGCCCGCGGAGGCCCAGCGGGCGACGGGCGCACCGCTCAAGGTCTCGGACGTGACGAGCGGTGGAGTCGAGTCTCGCGAGGCCCTGCATCTCGACTCGAGCCTGCTCGAGAGCCACTTCCCGGAGCCGCTCGGCCATTCGCCGCCGCTCGCACCGGTCCGCCCTTCCGCCGCCTCTCCCCTGGCCTCCGCGCCGGTGGTGCCGGTGACGCCTCCACTGCTGCGGCCGGTCGACGAGGGCGAGGTCGATTTCGTCCTCGAGCTGCCGGACGACCTCGAGCCGCGGCCTTCGACCCAGGTCAGTCCGACCGACGACATGCTGCGGCGCTCCCCGGAGTCGCCCTGGTTCGACGGCGGGCAGCCGATCGAGCCCGAGGTGGAGTTCGAGCTCGATCTCGACCTCGATGGTATCCAGATGCTCGAGCCCGTCAGCGAGTCTCCGGCTTCGCCGGTGTCGGGGACGTCCGCGCTGACTCCCGACTTCGAGGCGGAGCCCTTTGCTGCCGCGCCCCCGCCAGCCACGGCATCGCCTGACCCGCCGGTCGCCGAGGTCGAGCTGCCGGTTGCCGCCCGTCCTCACCCGGCAGCCACCGCCACGCCGCCCCAGCGCCCGCTGCCCCCGGAGCTCGCTCCGCCGGAGTCCGAAGGGGTCTACGAGATCGACTGGAGTTTCGAGCCGGAGCCGGCGCTCGACCTTCCCGACGTCTCCGGCTCCCGCATGGCGGCGCCGGTCCTGAACCTCGAAGAGCTCGAGCGCACCTCCTACGAGGTTGTGCCGCCGCAGGCGTCCGGCGCTCGCCGGCAGGACGACCTCCTGGCGGAGGCCGAAGTGTTCCGCAAGTACGGTCTGCGCGAGAAGGCGCACGACCGGGTCCGGGAGTTGCTGCAGCTCAACTCGCGCCACCTCGGGGCCAACGCCCTTCTGGTCTCGCTGTGGATCGACGAGGGCAAGTTCGACAGGGCCCTGGCGCGGGCCAACCAGCTCAAACGCCTGGCCGAAGAGAGCCAAGACGAGAGCGTCTGGCACCAGGTCCGCAACCGGTTGGTCAAGGCGGGTTTTCAGGTCGAGGGCGAGGTGGTGGTCGCCCTCCCGGTGCCGACGCCGAAGAAGAAGGACAAGATCTCGGCGCTGCTCGACGACCTAGCGGGCCGGTCGTCGACCGCTGCGCGAGCCGGCGCCAAGCCGGCGTCGTCCCGTCCCGAGGCGAGCCCTCCGCCGGCCGCCCTCCGCCCGGCCCTGCCCGAGGCGCCCGCCTCCGCGCAGGCATCCGCGGTGCCGCCGGCTCCAACGCTTCCGGCCCCTGCGCCACCGGCAGTCGCCCCGGTTGCGGCCGCCACCGAGCTCTCCGCCGAGCCGTGGCATGCCGGACTGCACGATGCCGGTCCGCTCGACGACGAGCTGCCCGAGATCGTCATCCCGATCGCGCGGCCGCCGAAGTCCGCTTCGCCGGCCGGACCAGCCCCGGCCGCGACATCGGCAGCCTCGACGAAGTCCGGGGCGGCGCCGGCCAAGCCGCCGGCGGAAGCCGGCAGGCCTGCGGCAGGTGTCGAGCCGCCGCCGGCGGCAACGGCGAATCCCCTGCCGGCGCCTGTCGTGCCCCCCGTGGCGCCCGCACAATCCGTCACACCCGAGCGCCTTGCCGCCGACGAGAGCCTCTCCTGGCTGGACCAGGCTGTCGCAGCCCCCAGGGCGCCCGGCACCAGCGAAGGCGAGAAGCTCTTCGACGACGAAGAGGGCTTCTTCGACCTGGCGGCGGAGCTCGAGCAGGAGCTCTCGAAGGAGGACCTGCTCACCGGACGCGATCTCATGCCGACGCCGCAGGAGCAGTCGCTCGAGGAGATCGTCGAGGGCTTCAAGCGCGGCGTCGCGGAGAGCCTCTCGGCCGAGGACTACGACACGCACTACAACCTCGGCATCGCGTACCGTGAGATGGGCCTCCTGGACGAGGCGATCGGCGAGTTCCAGCTGGCCTCGAAGGAGCCGCGATATCTCATCGACTGCGCTTCGCTCCTGGGCGGCTGCTTCCTCGAAAAGGGCCTCCCCGAGCTCGCGATCAAGTGGTACCAGCGCGGGCTGGAGATCCCGAACCTGCCGGAAGAGGCCTTCCTGGGCATGCTCTACGATCTCGGCAACGTCTACGTCTTCCAGAACGACCTCGACAAGGCGCGCAAGACCTTCGTCGAGATCTACGGCGTCAACTCGAACTACCGCGACGTCGTGGCAAAGCTGGCCGACCTCGA
Coding sequences within it:
- a CDS encoding FkbM family methyltransferase; the encoded protein is MQRLPFYVTLSPSPRMLDLAALFSKHQLDARGVIHVGAHEGQELPLYRAMGFRHILLVEANPAVFARLNASVAGDSGLELALCAVGESDGLATLRLTTFDQSSSLLPLKLHREVYPEIEECGTLSVPARRLDSLLAERPGGVGDFNLLVLDVQGAELQVLRGAEGSLAGFDAVLSEINFAELYEGCALAPELDAFLADRGFRRVATACFHHPTWGDALYLRPAPAQPAAGRDSEAGTLA
- the trmD gene encoding tRNA (guanosine(37)-N1)-methyltransferase TrmD yields the protein MRIQVLTIFPGLFGPFLETTLLGRAIERGLLDVEVRDLREFATDRHRSVDDEPFGGGGGMVMTAPPWLRAVRQLSLGTTPWRVMLSPQGRRLDEPKVRELAGRGDLLLLCGRYEGIDERVRQTVVDEEISVGDFVVSGGELPAMLLIEAVSRQVPGVVQRTDSVERDSFRAGLLDFPHYTRPAEVEGLAVPEVLLSGDHAAIERWRELEALRRTLEKRPDLLATAPLSPAQARELARLRAVTPPAGLP
- a CDS encoding tetratricopeptide repeat protein — protein: MAIDRPQVIASAEKLVSRGKIEAAIKEYRKLLTENPNDASTLNRLGDLYARIDRIDEAVRLFSQIADRYTDDGFFVKAIAIYKKIIKLDPTRLAVYERLAELYHKQGLIPEARTQYQVLVDYYQKHDNPASAIGVLQKMAILVPDDPAPHVKLAELFHDQKLTEKALAEYRLIADLMLRHNKVEEATQVYAKAIEAEPGDIAFITDAVLGLKDAGHIGAAARLLALAVERNPQAEKIARIAGLHGARTASPAEAQRATGAPLKVSDVTSGGVESREALHLDSSLLESHFPEPLGHSPPLAPVRPSAASPLASAPVVPVTPPLLRPVDEGEVDFVLELPDDLEPRPSTQVSPTDDMLRRSPESPWFDGGQPIEPEVEFELDLDLDGIQMLEPVSESPASPVSGTSALTPDFEAEPFAAAPPPATASPDPPVAEVELPVAARPHPAATATPPQRPLPPELAPPESEGVYEIDWSFEPEPALDLPDVSGSRMAAPVLNLEELERTSYEVVPPQASGARRQDDLLAEAEVFRKYGLREKAHDRVRELLQLNSRHLGANALLVSLWIDEGKFDRALARANQLKRLAEESQDESVWHQVRNRLVKAGFQVEGEVVVALPVPTPKKKDKISALLDDLAGRSSTAARAGAKPASSRPEASPPPAALRPALPEAPASAQASAVPPAPTLPAPAPPAVAPVAAATELSAEPWHAGLHDAGPLDDELPEIVIPIARPPKSASPAGPAPAATSAASTKSGAAPAKPPAEAGRPAAGVEPPPAATANPLPAPVVPPVAPAQSVTPERLAADESLSWLDQAVAAPRAPGTSEGEKLFDDEEGFFDLAAELEQELSKEDLLTGRDLMPTPQEQSLEEIVEGFKRGVAESLSAEDYDTHYNLGIAYREMGLLDEAIGEFQLASKEPRYLIDCASLLGGCFLEKGLPELAIKWYQRGLEIPNLPEEAFLGMLYDLGNVYVFQNDLDKARKTFVEIYGVNSNYRDVVAKLADLDPTH
- the ffh gene encoding signal recognition particle protein; amino-acid sequence: MFEGLQDKFQEVFRRLKGEGRITEEHLAAALKQIRLALLEADVHFRVVKEFLARVEEKALGGKVLESLSPAQQVIKIVHDELTATLGGEDARELKMDGAPAVLLMCGLQGSGKTTTCGKLARRLAARGRYPLLVAADLQRAAAVEQLVQVGARVDIPVLRPEPGESVVALAQRSLREARERGRDVVILDTAGRLHVDQELMAEIAKIAATVSPDEVLYVADSMTGQDAVRSAQEFARVLPLTGVLLTKLDGDARGGAALSVRAVAQVPIRFVGVGEKPEDLELFSPARMASRILGMGDVMALIEKAQETVDAKEAQRLAERLSRNEFTLEDLRDQLRQVKKLGSLKSVLGMLPKMGGLKGLGDVSEADEKRLSHTEAIINAMTLEERRTPGLLNASRKKRVARGSGTSVQEINQLIKQYLQMKRMMKGVKSGWMKKAFGGGLPAGLGGPGGPGATLGGRRNR
- a CDS encoding KH domain-containing protein yields the protein MLAVVRLLVDDPKEARVDAVAQGADQLLEIRVQENDRGKIIGRRGRTIEALRALTDIRGEREGQSYEVEVSDD
- the rimM gene encoding 16S rRNA processing protein RimM; this translates as MRSKFQTTDGGTGGLPETVLVGTILRPHGIQGEVTVAIWSDNERRFAPGVEFRATSPAAVSRPVRPAAPAVAEARPAAPRRERLLRIERCSPYKGGLRIAFSGIADREAAEGLRGLELRVPLAEVPEAPAGTYYVFELIGCRCFDEIDGDIGTVVDIHEDGGGTLLEVGKDGTRSVIPFVEAFLIRVDRDSRRIDLRLPEGLLATCAFKS
- the rplS gene encoding 50S ribosomal protein L19 encodes the protein MHTLIDVERSYLRQDVPEFRAGDTVRVQVRVKEGDKERLQAFQGVVIARKGSGTREMFTVRKISGATGVERIFPLHAPVVDRIEVLRRGKVRRSKLFYLRGLRGKAARIEERRDEAPAPARG
- the rpsP gene encoding 30S ribosomal protein S16, translating into MLKIRLRRMGATNKAFYRLIVSDSRKATSSAALEEVGTYDPRQDPPRILIDRPRIDYWVGQGALLSDSVKQIVARSAS
- the pyk gene encoding pyruvate kinase, which produces MERRAKIVATLGPATSDERMLGRLLAAGADVLRFNLSHGSQESHRRTIRLVRKVARARGLQIPVLLDLMGPRYRLGEIAGGPRLLRAGQRLTLGEPSPRVDLPVDDPDFLHHLRVGERVLIDNGLVELEIVAKRGRAVTARVIHGGAVSTRKGINLPDSKLPFTISEKDASDIAFAVEERADYIAASYIGRARDIAAIRAIVAAHGAAIPIVAKLERAAAIEHIDEIVAAADAVMVARGDLGVEVPLHQVPVLQKRIIAAGRRLGKPVIVATQMLESMMVQPRPTRAETSDVANAVFDGADALMLSGETAAGGFPTEAVRTMAKIIVEAEIYKLKTFQSGEVPRDPALPAGRFPAPAPRTLQAPAAAAEEHGAAGGAIEIADVIAAAAVHAASKLDGSRIVAFSQGGFTARRLARYRPVVPTFVFTTDAQVARRIQLLWGMRPIHLARDVQHREDLIEIVERELLERRLVRPGECVILLMGFPIRQKALTNLLRIHRVRGQIPGRSKGPVSSGTRPR
- a CDS encoding ribonuclease HII, whose amino-acid sequence is MRGLEDRLQQSGFAKVAGVDEAGRGCLAGPVVAAAVIPHPDRLVPGADDSKRLSPEVRTRLAAAIRETALAVAVVAVAAEVIDRINILQATRLAMRQAVGSLTVRPDAVVVDAVTLDDLEPAQSPRRPLPSLAIVKADAWSYAVACASIVAKVERDRMLVDFDREFPCYGFARHKGYGAPDHLEALAKYGPSPLHRLTFRSVLPRSVERAA